In the Natronolimnobius baerhuensis genome, one interval contains:
- a CDS encoding DICT sensory domain-containing protein, which translates to MSLRTFLDSAGTPNHAIAVLGDDAEDPLGELLETSFTDSEIDVQLEAGQRETGSVEIDDTVVAVEGESPIATDDPLAVLLEDGTPVASSPLSELYETVLAINSDLFITGARGLGEIELPDLLTTLTDTRLRLRGYPLSHKEKLLLILLSRYIEQTAWEADSGTIRSSFQHLERLEDELGTRRVYERLADTGVDVHLYGMAEDEVTPAAALDATVHTGSSAEYRDGWFVVHRPPDPTASDATPAALVCLEVEPRIWDSFWTFDPETVVAVDNYIASTL; encoded by the coding sequence GTGAGTCTGCGAACGTTTCTCGATTCAGCAGGGACGCCGAATCACGCAATTGCAGTGCTCGGCGATGACGCCGAAGACCCCCTTGGGGAACTCCTCGAGACCTCGTTCACCGACAGCGAAATCGACGTGCAACTCGAGGCGGGACAGCGTGAGACGGGCAGTGTTGAAATAGACGACACAGTCGTTGCAGTCGAAGGCGAGTCCCCCATCGCCACGGACGATCCCCTCGCCGTCTTACTCGAGGATGGCACACCGGTCGCCTCGTCACCGCTCTCAGAACTGTACGAGACGGTGCTTGCGATCAACTCGGATCTCTTTATAACTGGTGCGCGAGGGTTAGGAGAGATTGAACTGCCGGACCTTCTTACAACCCTCACAGACACGCGCCTCCGACTCCGGGGTTATCCGCTTTCACACAAGGAAAAGTTGCTGTTGATCCTCCTGTCGCGCTACATCGAACAGACCGCCTGGGAGGCAGACAGTGGCACGATCCGCTCGTCGTTCCAGCACCTCGAGCGACTCGAGGACGAACTCGGAACCCGCCGCGTCTACGAACGACTCGCCGACACCGGCGTCGACGTGCATCTCTACGGGATGGCAGAAGACGAGGTTACCCCCGCAGCGGCGCTCGACGCAACAGTACACACGGGCTCGAGCGCTGAGTACCGAGACGGCTGGTTCGTCGTTCATCGACCGCCCGATCCGACCGCGTCGGATGCGACACCGGCAGCACTGGTCTGTCTCGAGGTCGAACCGCGGATCTGGGACAGCTTCTGGACGTTCGATCCCGAAACGGTCGTTGCGGTCGATAACTACATCGCATCGACTCTTTGA
- a CDS encoding efflux RND transporter permease subunit has protein sequence MTDLSERIEGATERLNETIVSRPKTVVLVFLVLTVVFAAGIPLIETETDMTDAFTEDLAEQQAYDTIESEFAGPFTTDEESTQLIHTSSNVLTREELLASLSVLEQVDDQSDLRMDGANGPAPIVAQAIDETAQTPTEQRQVLEGATDRQVRETVRALGEEPGFAGLLADDFNEGSPAASASITVVTHDVPSGFSEEDLSDIQLGVESIADDESANIIIFGEGIMFDEFENVIIDSLAIVMPIVVLLMLAFLIAAYRDPIDLSLGLLSLLLTVVWTFGFLGYAGIPFDQQLVAVPVLLLAVGVDFGIHIINRYREETIQGYEPLEAMRTANNQLMIAFIIVTVTSVFGFGANVVSDLDPIRNMGIASGIGMLFTFLIFGILLPSMKLLVDDFREKHGVPEFNSTPIASEDSSLGRILTLPVKASQYAPTAFVLVILVSGAAMGAYGTGVDTSFDEEDFLPPEDEEWYIEYIPEPFAPGEYTFTQTINILEDRFDANQDETVTIFVEGPFEEEHALEALDRANDDPPSSLAVAPGGEADEQSIITVIQSYAEQDEEFAALVDRNDRSGNGIPDRNLDRIYDELFASPASSQAEQYLTDDRRGAQIEYVIDTEASQEDAAEDGAAFAEDFHYSATATGQLVIFDAITGMIFDSAVDGLILALVLSAVFLVVIYAILERRPLLGIVNLFPIAIAVAFLIGTMRLLGMPLNALTATILAISIGLGIAYTVHTTARFIDEYNATGDPVTALTTTLSGTGGALTGSMLTTSLGTGALALAITPVLGDFGMLMALSVFYSFVASIVALPPALLLWAKFDSADGGFERIPTPW, from the coding sequence ATGACGGACCTCAGTGAGCGAATCGAGGGCGCGACCGAGCGTCTCAACGAGACAATTGTCTCTCGTCCGAAAACGGTCGTACTGGTTTTCCTGGTGCTGACAGTCGTCTTTGCAGCCGGGATTCCGCTGATCGAGACGGAGACCGATATGACCGACGCGTTCACAGAGGACTTAGCGGAACAGCAAGCCTACGACACAATCGAATCGGAGTTTGCTGGCCCGTTCACCACCGACGAAGAGAGCACACAACTCATTCACACGAGTTCGAACGTACTCACCCGCGAGGAGTTACTTGCCAGCCTCTCCGTCCTCGAGCAGGTCGACGACCAGTCCGACCTGCGTATGGACGGTGCGAACGGTCCCGCACCAATCGTCGCGCAGGCAATCGACGAGACCGCACAGACACCAACCGAACAGCGCCAGGTTCTCGAGGGAGCCACGGACAGACAAGTCCGAGAGACAGTCCGGGCGCTTGGCGAGGAGCCAGGCTTTGCGGGATTGCTTGCGGATGACTTCAACGAGGGTTCCCCTGCCGCATCGGCGTCGATCACTGTCGTCACACACGACGTTCCGTCGGGGTTCAGCGAGGAGGATCTGTCCGATATCCAACTGGGCGTCGAGTCGATTGCCGACGACGAATCGGCCAACATTATCATCTTCGGCGAGGGGATCATGTTCGACGAGTTCGAGAACGTCATCATCGACTCGTTGGCGATTGTGATGCCCATCGTCGTCCTGTTGATGCTCGCGTTCCTCATCGCGGCCTACAGGGATCCAATCGATCTCAGCCTCGGCTTGCTCTCGCTCCTGTTGACGGTCGTCTGGACGTTCGGCTTCCTCGGCTATGCGGGGATTCCGTTCGATCAGCAACTGGTCGCCGTCCCCGTGTTATTGTTAGCAGTCGGGGTCGACTTCGGGATTCACATCATCAACCGCTACCGCGAGGAGACGATTCAGGGCTATGAACCCCTGGAAGCGATGCGAACCGCGAACAACCAGTTGATGATCGCGTTCATCATCGTGACGGTAACGTCTGTCTTCGGCTTCGGCGCGAACGTCGTCTCCGATCTCGATCCGATCCGGAACATGGGGATCGCCTCGGGGATCGGCATGCTGTTTACGTTCCTCATCTTCGGGATTCTCCTCCCGTCGATGAAGTTGCTTGTCGACGACTTCCGGGAGAAACATGGCGTCCCAGAATTCAACTCGACGCCAATTGCCTCGGAAGACTCCTCGCTCGGGCGCATCCTGACGCTTCCAGTGAAAGCCAGCCAGTACGCACCAACGGCGTTCGTCCTCGTGATTCTGGTCAGCGGCGCTGCAATGGGTGCCTACGGCACTGGCGTCGACACCTCCTTCGACGAAGAGGACTTCCTCCCGCCCGAAGACGAAGAGTGGTACATCGAGTACATCCCCGAGCCGTTCGCACCGGGTGAGTACACCTTCACGCAGACCATCAACATCCTCGAGGATCGCTTCGACGCCAATCAGGATGAGACGGTCACGATATTCGTCGAAGGACCGTTCGAGGAGGAACACGCCCTCGAGGCCCTTGATCGGGCGAACGACGATCCACCGAGTAGCCTGGCCGTCGCACCGGGTGGCGAAGCGGACGAACAGAGTATCATCACGGTGATCCAGTCGTATGCCGAACAGGACGAGGAGTTCGCTGCACTCGTTGACCGCAATGACCGAAGCGGGAACGGGATTCCGGACAGAAACCTCGACCGGATTTACGACGAACTGTTCGCATCACCAGCCAGTTCGCAGGCTGAACAGTACCTCACGGACGACCGCCGCGGCGCACAGATCGAGTACGTGATCGATACTGAGGCGAGCCAGGAAGATGCTGCCGAAGACGGTGCCGCCTTCGCTGAGGACTTCCACTACTCGGCGACGGCAACCGGCCAACTCGTCATCTTCGATGCGATTACAGGGATGATCTTCGACTCGGCAGTTGATGGATTGATCCTCGCGCTCGTGCTCTCCGCTGTCTTCCTCGTCGTCATCTATGCGATCCTCGAGCGTCGACCGTTGCTCGGAATCGTGAACCTGTTCCCGATTGCGATTGCAGTGGCGTTTCTCATCGGGACGATGCGGCTGCTTGGCATGCCGCTGAACGCGCTGACGGCGACGATCCTCGCAATTTCGATTGGCCTTGGAATCGCCTACACCGTCCACACCACCGCGCGGTTCATCGACGAGTACAACGCCACCGGCGACCCGGTGACGGCGCTCACGACGACGCTGTCGGGGACCGGCGGTGCACTCACCGGCAGCATGCTCACGACATCGCTCGGGACGGGTGCGCTTGCACTCGCGATCACGCCAGTCCTCGGGGACTTCGGGATGTTGATGGCGCTGAGTGTGTTCTACTCGTTCGTTGCGTCCATCGTGGCGCTCCCGCCCGCACTCTTGCTGTGGGCAAAGTTCGACAGCGCAGACGGTGGATTCGAGCGAATCCCAACACCCTGGTAA